In one Thermanaerovibrio velox DSM 12556 genomic region, the following are encoded:
- the upp gene encoding uracil phosphoribosyltransferase, translating into MKIAIGSDHAGFLLKERIGKYLLDKGYDVLDLGTCSAEAKVDFPDWGARVAETVSRGEADRGIVVCGSGIGMSIIANKVPGVYAALCRDVTEARLSREHNDANVLALGGRILGEDLALEMVDVWLRTSFLGGRYEARNQKIRDYERSVYKPEALCQVQSGGRLVVVSHPLIQHKLGIVRDKNTSSKDFRELVQEIAGLMVYEITRDLPLEEIEVCTPLGPTKAFTLSGKKMAVVPVLRAGLGMVEGIIRLIPNAKVGHVGLYRDPNTLEPVEYYCKLPGDIEDRDVYVVDPMLATGGSASAAIDLVKRRGGKKISLVSLIAAPEGVERVRSSHPEVDIFTAALDSHLNDHGYIVPGLGDAGDRLFGTK; encoded by the coding sequence ATGAAGATAGCGATAGGTTCGGATCATGCGGGATTCCTTCTAAAAGAACGGATAGGTAAGTACTTGCTTGATAAGGGTTATGATGTTTTAGATCTAGGAACTTGTTCCGCTGAAGCGAAAGTAGACTTCCCTGATTGGGGTGCAAGGGTTGCGGAGACGGTATCCAGGGGTGAAGCGGATCGGGGAATCGTGGTCTGCGGAAGCGGGATAGGCATGTCTATAATTGCCAACAAGGTTCCTGGGGTGTATGCGGCGCTTTGTAGAGATGTAACTGAAGCCAGGTTATCCAGGGAACACAACGATGCCAACGTCCTCGCCCTGGGAGGCAGAATCCTAGGGGAGGATTTAGCGTTAGAGATGGTTGATGTGTGGTTACGAACTTCATTCCTTGGTGGGCGTTATGAAGCTAGGAATCAGAAGATAAGGGATTATGAGCGGTCTGTTTACAAGCCCGAGGCCTTATGCCAAGTTCAATCCGGGGGCAGGTTGGTGGTGGTTAGCCATCCTCTGATTCAGCACAAGCTTGGCATAGTTCGGGATAAGAACACCTCTTCCAAGGACTTTCGGGAGCTGGTGCAGGAGATAGCTGGTCTCATGGTTTATGAGATAACCAGAGATCTTCCCCTTGAAGAGATCGAGGTCTGTACCCCTTTAGGCCCCACCAAGGCTTTTACCCTTTCTGGGAAGAAGATGGCCGTTGTCCCGGTTCTGAGGGCTGGATTGGGTATGGTGGAGGGGATAATAAGACTCATCCCCAATGCCAAGGTTGGTCATGTAGGCCTTTACAGAGATCCCAATACGCTTGAGCCTGTTGAATATTACTGTAAGCTCCCAGGAGATATAGAGGATCGGGATGTATATGTGGTAGATCCCATGTTGGCTACCGGGGGTTCTGCCTCCGCTGCTATAGATTTGGTCAAGCGTCGTGGAGGCAAGAAGATATCGTTGGTGTCCCTCATAGCGGCTCCGGAGGGTGTAGAACGGGTCAGGTCCAGTCATCCCGAGGTTGATATATTCACTGCTGCCCTGGACAGCCATCTCAACGATCATGGCTATATAGTCCCAGGTTTGGGGGATGCTGGGGACAGGCTCTTTGGCACCAAATAG
- the meaB gene encoding methylmalonyl Co-A mutase-associated GTPase MeaB: protein MDRLVNRALSGDHRAIARLISLVESESPLADGIMRSIYPRTGRAHIIGVTGSPGAGKSTLVDKMIHRFLDMGRSVGVIAVDPSSPFSGGAILGDRLRMQNHAVDSRVFIRSMGSRGSLGGVSGTTGEAALILDACGKDVVIIETVGVGQSEVDIVKLADTVCLVLVPGMGDDVQIMKAGIMEIADVFVVNKADRDGADKVVADIRMMLDISFRGDWRPPVVKTCAERGDGVEDAVSSVMSHREHVLNSQEGRLRRLSRIEAMVEAVLRKEVSSLIQREWGKRRSEGLLEDLLLRKVDPYSIAESILDEVLCSK, encoded by the coding sequence TTGGATAGGCTGGTAAATAGAGCACTTTCCGGGGATCACAGGGCTATAGCCAGGCTTATAAGTTTGGTGGAGAGCGAATCTCCTCTTGCGGATGGGATAATGAGGAGCATATATCCCAGGACTGGACGTGCTCATATCATAGGGGTAACGGGAAGCCCTGGGGCGGGTAAGAGCACCTTGGTGGACAAGATGATCCATCGTTTCCTTGATATGGGTAGGAGCGTTGGTGTCATAGCGGTTGATCCATCAAGCCCTTTTTCCGGAGGGGCCATATTGGGAGACAGGCTTAGGATGCAGAATCATGCGGTGGACAGCCGGGTTTTTATCAGGAGCATGGGAAGTCGTGGGTCTCTTGGGGGGGTTAGCGGAACAACCGGAGAAGCTGCTTTGATTTTAGACGCCTGCGGCAAAGATGTGGTGATAATAGAGACCGTAGGAGTTGGGCAGTCAGAGGTGGACATAGTAAAGTTAGCGGATACGGTTTGCCTCGTCCTGGTGCCGGGGATGGGTGATGATGTTCAGATCATGAAGGCCGGGATAATGGAGATAGCTGATGTCTTCGTGGTGAACAAGGCCGATAGGGACGGGGCAGACAAAGTGGTTGCGGACATAAGGATGATGCTGGACATATCGTTTAGGGGGGATTGGAGGCCTCCTGTCGTTAAAACTTGCGCGGAGCGTGGCGATGGGGTGGAGGATGCTGTCAGCTCTGTGATGTCCCATAGGGAGCATGTATTGAACAGCCAGGAGGGTAGATTGAGGAGGCTCTCCAGGATAGAGGCCATGGTGGAGGCGGTGCTTCGCAAGGAGGTGTCATCTCTGATTCAGCGAGAGTGGGGTAAACGAAGGAGCGAAGGGCTTCTGGAAGATCTGTTGCTTAGGAAGGTAGACCCATATTCAATAGCTGAATCCATCCTTGACGAGGTGTTATGCTCTAAGTAA
- a CDS encoding Gfo/Idh/MocA family protein: MASSLRVGVIGVGHLGYHHARLYSEILGADLVGVVDSNEDRAHYVGDTMGVPSFTDFRMFLDQVKPDAISVAVPTSLHYQVASEALKRGIHVLVEKPVTTKLEEAEGLLRLAADMDLVLQVGHVERFNSAVQYVRSMVEEPLFIQTRRMGPFSPRISDVGVVLDLMIHDIDIILSMVNSEIEKISATGAKVKSDHEDIACAQITFKNGTIAHVLVSRVSEKRIRQMDIMERERYIVVDFESQDVSINRCLKSGSGLVEVVEHPVYPKKEPLKMELQHFLDCIREGRQPLVGIRDGKRALEVCVRVLRQIWGDSSIGSSVAV, from the coding sequence TTGGCTTCTTCTTTAAGGGTTGGAGTTATAGGGGTTGGACACTTGGGCTATCATCACGCCAGGCTCTACTCTGAGATACTGGGGGCTGATCTGGTTGGGGTTGTAGACTCCAACGAGGATAGGGCTCACTATGTGGGTGATACCATGGGGGTTCCGTCTTTCACCGATTTTCGTATGTTCCTGGACCAGGTCAAACCGGATGCTATTAGCGTGGCAGTTCCCACGAGCTTGCATTATCAGGTGGCTTCGGAGGCCCTTAAGCGAGGCATCCATGTTTTGGTGGAAAAACCCGTCACCACCAAGTTAGAGGAAGCGGAAGGGCTTCTCCGGTTGGCTGCTGATATGGATCTGGTGCTTCAGGTTGGGCACGTTGAAAGGTTTAATAGCGCGGTTCAGTACGTTCGCAGCATGGTCGAAGAGCCGTTGTTCATACAAACACGTCGGATGGGGCCTTTTTCTCCTAGGATAAGTGACGTGGGAGTTGTGCTAGATCTGATGATCCATGATATAGATATAATCCTATCCATGGTTAATTCAGAGATAGAAAAAATATCTGCAACTGGCGCTAAGGTAAAGTCCGATCATGAGGACATCGCGTGTGCCCAGATAACTTTCAAAAATGGTACTATTGCCCATGTTTTGGTTAGCAGGGTTTCTGAGAAGAGGATAAGGCAGATGGACATAATGGAGAGAGAGAGGTACATTGTGGTTGACTTTGAGTCTCAGGACGTTTCCATTAACCGTTGTCTAAAAAGCGGATCCGGCCTTGTGGAGGTGGTGGAGCACCCGGTTTATCCCAAGAAGGAACCCCTGAAGATGGAGCTTCAGCACTTCCTTGATTGTATTCGTGAGGGCCGTCAGCCCTTAGTTGGGATAAGGGATGGAAAGAGGGCCCTTGAGGTCTGCGTGAGGGTTTTAAGGCAGATATGGGGTGATAGTTCCATCGGGTCTTCTGTGGCCGTCTAA
- a CDS encoding polyphenol oxidase family protein, with translation MINCERIASKEHTLLVITPRGSSKWWGLFVIDGPSVQAGADQVKAVMEAARLIGISPSNMVVPVQVHGSRVIMKELPFFPCRPEADGLVIRESGVVGMLRFADCVPVIFGHPEADWVAGLHSGYAGTVANICYEALINVDEVFAPVWEDVVGWIGPSACGKCYCRRLDDPITRAGMVSIPPEYRRIEGDAVFFDLKKIVAHQLSSKMDISNILIDPSCTLEDPALKSYRRDAAPERMILLFGLGDPPNIF, from the coding sequence ATGATTAACTGCGAAAGGATAGCATCTAAGGAACACACCCTTCTTGTAATAACTCCGAGAGGTAGCTCCAAATGGTGGGGTTTGTTCGTGATTGATGGTCCTTCGGTGCAAGCGGGGGCTGATCAGGTCAAGGCAGTTATGGAAGCTGCGCGGCTTATAGGTATTTCTCCTTCGAATATGGTGGTACCGGTTCAGGTACATGGTTCTAGGGTGATTATGAAAGAGCTGCCATTTTTCCCCTGCAGACCAGAGGCGGATGGCCTAGTAATCAGGGAATCCGGAGTGGTAGGTATGTTGAGGTTTGCGGATTGCGTCCCGGTCATCTTTGGCCATCCTGAGGCAGATTGGGTAGCAGGCTTACATTCTGGATATGCGGGCACTGTGGCTAACATATGTTACGAGGCACTGATCAATGTGGATGAGGTATTTGCCCCCGTTTGGGAAGATGTTGTGGGTTGGATAGGACCATCTGCATGTGGTAAGTGCTATTGCAGACGTTTGGATGACCCTATCACTAGGGCAGGCATGGTTTCTATCCCCCCAGAGTATCGACGTATTGAGGGTGATGCGGTTTTCTTTGATCTTAAGAAGATAGTGGCACACCAGCTGTCTTCCAAGATGGATATATCGAACATCCTGATAGACCCCAGCTGTACGTTGGAGGATCCAGCTCTTAAGTCCTACAGGAGGGATGCTGCTCCGGAAAGGATGATCCTTTTGTTTGGCCTGGGGGATCCGCCAAACATTTTTTAG
- a CDS encoding bifunctional folylpolyglutamate synthase/dihydrofolate synthase: MDDLWTQVESKIMELASPGIRPGLARLARLLALLDNPQRKFPSVLVVGTNGKGSTCSSMFSCLKAGGYKVGLYTSPHLESPAERSRIGDELADPLRWLGMLERIEELITSDSRLLADRPSYFELVTALAFMDFADARVDVAVVEAGMGGRLDATNMLGDVRCVVCTPIGMDHAEFLGHSLYSIAREKMAVIRPHRPTVFAGGDEELETLFIRRCTDVSAVPLVHSKECRVEMTDISLSGVEFLRVRNGETRSFSFSLTGVHQPANASLALMALESIDDQFPLSEDHIRSGLRDVRWPGRMEWISLEDGRGIVLDGAHNPHGAKALADSLEALGFAGKCSLVFAAMGDKDISGILEGLRGVARRFFFTQVPGSERSAKAERLFNEAVHMGLPLGGFSDDPVVALEMATEDSPMTVVCGSLFLVGYVRNRLKRKP, translated from the coding sequence ATGGATGACCTCTGGACACAAGTTGAATCTAAGATCATGGAGCTGGCTAGCCCGGGTATAAGGCCTGGGCTAGCCCGGTTAGCTAGGCTCCTAGCCCTTTTGGATAACCCCCAGCGCAAGTTCCCATCGGTTCTTGTGGTGGGAACCAACGGCAAGGGATCTACGTGCTCGTCGATGTTCTCTTGTCTAAAGGCCGGGGGGTACAAGGTGGGATTGTATACCAGCCCTCATCTGGAGAGCCCCGCAGAGAGGTCGCGGATTGGAGATGAGCTAGCGGATCCGTTAAGGTGGCTGGGGATGCTTGAGAGAATTGAGGAGCTGATCACTTCTGATTCGAGGTTATTAGCGGACAGGCCTTCTTATTTTGAGCTGGTTACCGCGTTAGCTTTTATGGATTTTGCGGATGCCCGTGTGGATGTTGCGGTTGTGGAGGCTGGGATGGGGGGCAGGTTGGATGCCACCAACATGCTGGGGGATGTCAGATGTGTGGTTTGTACTCCGATAGGAATGGATCACGCGGAGTTCCTTGGCCATAGTTTGTACAGCATAGCCAGGGAGAAAATGGCCGTGATAAGACCACATAGGCCTACTGTATTTGCCGGTGGCGATGAAGAGTTGGAGACGTTGTTTATCCGTCGCTGCACGGATGTTTCTGCGGTCCCATTGGTTCACTCTAAAGAATGCAGGGTTGAGATGACCGATATATCCCTTAGTGGGGTGGAATTTTTAAGGGTTAGAAATGGGGAGACTAGGAGTTTCTCCTTTTCGCTGACCGGGGTTCACCAGCCTGCTAATGCATCTTTGGCCTTGATGGCCCTTGAGTCTATCGATGATCAATTCCCGCTGTCTGAGGATCATATTAGGTCGGGCCTGAGGGATGTCCGCTGGCCCGGTAGGATGGAATGGATCTCCCTTGAGGATGGCCGGGGGATAGTCCTTGATGGGGCTCACAATCCTCATGGTGCTAAAGCCTTGGCGGACAGCCTGGAGGCCCTTGGCTTTGCGGGCAAATGCTCCTTGGTATTCGCTGCCATGGGGGATAAGGATATATCTGGCATCTTAGAGGGCCTAAGGGGCGTAGCCCGCAGGTTTTTCTTTACCCAAGTACCAGGTTCCGAGAGGTCCGCTAAGGCGGAAAGGCTTTTCAACGAAGCTGTCCATATGGGTTTGCCGTTAGGTGGTTTTAGCGATGATCCCGTGGTGGCACTTGAAATGGCAACTGAAGATTCGCCGATGACGGTGGTATGTGGAAGCCTATTCTTGGTCGGATATGTTAGAAATAGGCTCAAGAGGAAACCATGA
- a CDS encoding valine--tRNA ligase: MREVALGKSYDPVPIEDKWYGIWLENDVFKADPDSKKPKFSIVIPPPNVTGSLHMGHALNNTLQDIVCRYKRMKGYEVLWLPGTDHAGIATQNVVERHLSSKGISRKDLGRERFVEKVWEWKEQYGSRIISQLKKLGASCDWSRERFTMDEGLSRAVRKVFVELYRKDLIYRGKYLINWCPRCRTALSDLEVEHEEKDGKLYKVAYRFADGDGALHVMTTRPETILGDVAIAVHPRDERNRPFIGRKVIVPIVGRVIPVIEDNMVDPEFGTGCVKITPAHDHNDFLVGQRHGLEAIQVIDDEGVMTDEALSFAGMDRFEARERIVKALEESGELVAVVDHRHSIGHCYRCQTVVEPYLSEQWFVRAKPLAEAGVKAVKEGQIKWVPENWLNIYYQWMENIRDWCISRQLWWGHRIPAWYCSCGEVIVDETDPSSCPKCGSSDIRQDEDVLDTWFSSALWPFSTMGWPERTKELESFYPTSLLVTGFDIIFFWVARMIMMGLEFMDQVPFRDVYIHALVRDEKGQKMSKSKGNVIDPLDIIEKYGADALRMTLAALTVQGRDICLSSNRIETYRFFLNKIWNASRFALMNLGEDAFGDGDVQLPDPKYLRLHDRWIMHRLKTVASEMGRLLDGYYFGESARLLYDFTWSEVCDWYLELAKPALRGDEGEDRKVSTQRVLLILFRDLLRMMHPFIPFVTEEIWHHFPFGKSLIMSAGWPSGDFGEAFEAENLDVSMGSMQELIRGMRNLRAEASVPPQRLLEHFVIRPREQGIKDLIMENQDLICLMAKCERLEFHGMDAPSPSKSLACVLPQVDVFLPVEGLWDIEGEIKRLSEEEKKVLADIERISAKLSNKSFVERAPSEVVEKERGALAERTARLERIRENIRSLSC; the protein is encoded by the coding sequence ATGCGAGAAGTTGCGTTGGGGAAAAGCTACGATCCGGTTCCTATAGAGGACAAGTGGTATGGGATTTGGCTTGAGAACGATGTTTTTAAGGCGGACCCAGACTCCAAGAAACCCAAGTTCAGCATAGTTATTCCCCCTCCCAACGTGACTGGTTCGCTGCACATGGGTCATGCCCTTAACAACACCCTTCAGGACATCGTTTGCCGTTACAAGAGGATGAAGGGATATGAAGTGTTGTGGTTGCCTGGTACTGACCATGCTGGTATAGCCACCCAGAACGTGGTGGAAAGGCATTTGTCTTCTAAAGGGATATCTCGTAAGGACCTGGGCAGGGAAAGATTTGTTGAGAAGGTTTGGGAATGGAAGGAGCAGTATGGTAGCAGGATAATAAGCCAGCTTAAGAAGCTGGGGGCATCCTGTGATTGGTCTAGAGAGAGGTTTACCATGGACGAGGGGCTCTCTCGAGCAGTTAGAAAGGTGTTTGTGGAGCTTTATCGCAAAGACCTTATTTATCGTGGCAAATACCTTATAAATTGGTGTCCCCGTTGCAGGACCGCTCTTTCGGATCTTGAGGTGGAACACGAGGAAAAGGATGGTAAGCTTTACAAAGTGGCCTACCGCTTTGCTGATGGAGACGGAGCGTTACACGTTATGACCACCAGGCCCGAGACCATCCTTGGTGATGTGGCCATCGCGGTACACCCAAGGGATGAGAGGAACAGGCCTTTTATCGGACGCAAGGTAATAGTCCCGATTGTTGGTAGGGTAATACCGGTCATAGAGGATAACATGGTGGATCCCGAGTTCGGAACCGGATGCGTCAAGATAACCCCTGCCCATGACCACAACGACTTCTTGGTGGGGCAAAGACACGGCCTTGAGGCAATTCAGGTCATAGATGATGAAGGGGTGATGACGGATGAAGCCCTTTCCTTCGCTGGCATGGATCGTTTTGAGGCAAGGGAGCGAATAGTCAAGGCCCTTGAGGAATCCGGAGAGCTTGTGGCTGTTGTGGATCACCGTCATTCCATAGGGCACTGTTACAGATGTCAGACGGTGGTGGAGCCTTATCTCTCCGAGCAGTGGTTTGTGAGGGCTAAGCCCTTAGCCGAAGCGGGGGTTAAAGCGGTAAAAGAGGGGCAGATAAAGTGGGTTCCAGAAAATTGGCTGAACATATATTACCAGTGGATGGAGAACATAAGAGATTGGTGCATCTCTCGCCAGCTATGGTGGGGGCATCGCATCCCCGCGTGGTACTGCTCGTGCGGTGAGGTAATAGTGGACGAGACCGATCCATCCTCCTGCCCGAAGTGTGGGTCCTCGGATATAAGGCAGGATGAGGACGTCTTGGATACGTGGTTTTCCAGTGCCCTTTGGCCATTTTCCACTATGGGATGGCCGGAGAGGACCAAGGAGCTTGAATCGTTCTATCCCACCAGTCTTCTCGTTACCGGTTTTGACATAATCTTCTTCTGGGTGGCTAGGATGATAATGATGGGCCTGGAGTTTATGGACCAGGTGCCGTTCCGAGATGTTTACATTCATGCCCTGGTTAGGGATGAGAAGGGGCAGAAGATGAGCAAATCCAAGGGCAACGTGATAGATCCCTTGGACATAATAGAAAAGTACGGGGCGGATGCGCTTAGGATGACTTTAGCTGCCCTGACGGTTCAAGGGAGGGATATATGCCTTTCCTCGAACAGGATAGAAACTTATCGGTTCTTCTTGAATAAGATTTGGAATGCCAGCCGTTTTGCCCTTATGAACCTAGGAGAAGACGCCTTTGGTGATGGTGATGTGCAGCTTCCAGATCCTAAGTATCTCAGGCTTCACGACAGGTGGATTATGCATCGTCTAAAGACGGTAGCATCGGAGATGGGAAGGCTCCTTGACGGGTACTACTTTGGTGAGTCCGCAAGGCTTCTTTATGATTTTACCTGGTCTGAAGTCTGTGACTGGTATCTGGAACTGGCAAAGCCAGCTCTTCGTGGGGATGAGGGAGAGGACAGGAAGGTGTCAACACAAAGGGTGCTGTTGATCCTATTCAGGGATCTTCTAAGGATGATGCATCCTTTCATCCCATTCGTTACAGAGGAGATATGGCATCACTTCCCATTTGGCAAATCGCTTATAATGTCCGCCGGATGGCCTTCTGGTGATTTTGGTGAAGCGTTTGAAGCTGAAAACCTTGATGTCTCCATGGGGAGTATGCAGGAGCTCATAAGAGGGATGAGGAACTTGAGGGCCGAGGCCTCCGTGCCGCCCCAGAGGTTGCTTGAGCACTTCGTTATCCGCCCCAGGGAACAGGGGATAAAGGATCTCATCATGGAGAACCAAGATCTGATATGCCTGATGGCGAAGTGCGAGAGGCTGGAGTTCCATGGGATGGACGCTCCATCTCCGTCTAAATCCTTAGCTTGTGTGCTGCCCCAGGTGGATGTTTTCCTGCCAGTGGAGGGGTTATGGGATATAGAGGGGGAGATAAAGCGCCTTTCGGAGGAGGAGAAGAAGGTCCTGGCGGATATAGAGAGGATCTCTGCCAAGTTGTCCAACAAGTCGTTTGTTGAAAGAGCACCCTCTGAAGTGGTGGAGAAGGAGCGCGGTGCCTTGGCGGAAAGAACGGCGAGGCTTGAGAGGATCCGGGAGAACATAAGAAGTTTAAGTTGCTAA
- the yihA gene encoding ribosome biogenesis GTP-binding protein YihA/YsxC, producing MSVMLWRANLIGCAYRYDQIPRYSLPEVVMVGRSNVGKSSLINAMIGAKLAKVSKTPGKTRSINFFKVHGEPPFVLVDLPGYGFASRSGEERDLWKKTIERYFSSARMSLVLHLVDFRHGFLENDRQMEGYLEGIGLPVGVVFTKADKISGSKRKATLDRYVKEGFRCQVGPFLVSASTGFGLSELKSRLAQWLIDTCVTDKMD from the coding sequence ATGAGTGTAATGTTATGGCGGGCTAATTTAATTGGATGCGCCTATCGGTATGATCAGATACCTCGTTATTCTTTGCCCGAGGTGGTGATGGTAGGGCGGTCGAACGTTGGGAAGTCAAGTCTTATAAACGCCATGATAGGCGCAAAGCTTGCCAAGGTTAGCAAGACCCCGGGGAAGACGAGGAGCATAAATTTCTTTAAGGTTCACGGAGAACCCCCGTTTGTCTTGGTGGATCTTCCAGGATACGGCTTTGCCTCTCGGAGCGGCGAGGAGAGAGATCTGTGGAAGAAGACCATAGAGCGTTATTTCTCATCCGCTAGGATGTCTTTGGTGCTACATCTGGTGGACTTTAGGCATGGTTTTCTAGAGAATGATCGTCAGATGGAAGGGTATTTAGAGGGTATAGGTCTGCCTGTGGGGGTTGTTTTCACTAAGGCAGACAAGATAAGCGGCTCTAAGAGGAAGGCCACCCTAGACAGATACGTTAAGGAGGGTTTCAGGTGTCAGGTTGGGCCCTTTTTGGTTTCGGCCTCAACTGGTTTTGGCCTTTCGGAGCTTAAGTCACGGCTTGCTCAATGGCTGATTGATACATGCGTCACTGATAAGATGGATTGA
- the lon gene encoding endopeptidase La, with amino-acid sequence MEDTSLGLELDLGGDAVEAPEALTLPVLPVRDMVIFPGIVTPLFVGRPKSLKAIESAVGKDRTILVVAQKDLKLEDPKADDLFGVGTVCTILQMLKVPDGTLKVLVQGDHVARVESFAVGEDMITAQVSPVDYQVEEDEETEPLRRSVLEQFERYVGLHPKVPAEVFAPLSEESAERVADLVASHLLVAVAEKQLLLEATSVNERLRGELKLLIKENELLEMEHSIHERVRREMERGHREYYLREQLKAIQEELGSSDGVAEVEEYRAKIDRARMPKEAKEKARYELDRLSKMPPTSAEATVSRTYLDWLLALPWSNQTKDRLEIGVSKSVLDEDHYGLKEVKDRIIEFLAVRKLAGGDTRAQVLCFVGPPGVGKTSLARSIARALNRKFVSMSLGGVRDEAEIRGHRRTYVGALPGRIIQKIRQAGVKNPVMLMDEIDKLGTDFRGDPSAALLEVLDPEQNQGFSDHFLEVPFDLSRVMFITTANDHHSIPKPLLDRMEVISIPGYVLEEKVNIAEKHLWPRILKENGLSGYGVSITRGAISKVISDYTREAGVRNLDRQLSKIARKIAYYMVSASEEGKVVKPPKIVPGSLVKFLGAPRGYDASIPKEGSVGTVVGLAWTESGGDVLLIEAASMMGKGSVSFTGNLGDIMRESAQAAVGFLRSNALSLKMGDVKWDQVDLHVHVPEGAIPKDGPSAGVALALAICSAVRGTAVRTDVAVTGEITLRGAVLAVGGIREKCLAAKRHGIKEVVLPAANRPDVEEMPEWAKRGLTFHFVSSMDEVFPILMGE; translated from the coding sequence ATGGAGGATACTTCTTTGGGTTTAGAGCTTGATTTGGGTGGGGACGCCGTTGAGGCGCCGGAAGCCCTTACCTTGCCGGTGCTCCCGGTAAGGGATATGGTGATATTTCCCGGTATAGTAACTCCCCTTTTCGTAGGCCGTCCTAAGTCCTTGAAGGCCATTGAGAGCGCGGTGGGAAAAGACAGGACCATATTGGTGGTTGCTCAGAAGGATCTTAAGCTGGAGGACCCCAAGGCGGATGATCTGTTTGGAGTAGGGACGGTATGTACCATACTCCAGATGCTTAAGGTTCCAGATGGAACCCTTAAGGTATTGGTACAGGGAGATCATGTGGCCAGGGTTGAGTCCTTCGCGGTTGGGGAGGATATGATAACAGCCCAGGTTTCACCAGTAGATTACCAGGTAGAGGAGGATGAAGAGACCGAGCCTTTAAGGCGATCCGTGCTTGAACAGTTTGAGCGTTACGTGGGACTTCATCCTAAGGTGCCCGCGGAGGTCTTTGCCCCTCTTTCGGAGGAATCGGCAGAACGGGTGGCAGACCTTGTGGCGTCACACCTTTTGGTGGCTGTGGCGGAGAAGCAGCTGCTCCTAGAGGCAACATCTGTTAATGAAAGACTCAGGGGTGAGCTGAAACTGCTCATCAAGGAGAACGAGCTTCTTGAAATGGAGCACAGTATCCATGAGAGGGTTCGCCGGGAGATGGAGCGTGGACACCGGGAGTATTACCTCCGGGAACAGCTTAAAGCGATACAGGAGGAACTTGGCAGTTCTGATGGGGTTGCGGAGGTAGAGGAGTACAGGGCCAAGATAGATCGGGCGAGGATGCCCAAGGAGGCCAAGGAGAAGGCCCGCTATGAGCTTGACAGGCTTTCGAAGATGCCGCCCACATCTGCAGAGGCTACGGTATCAAGGACATATCTCGATTGGCTGCTTGCGCTTCCTTGGAGCAACCAGACCAAGGACAGGTTGGAGATAGGGGTTTCAAAGAGCGTATTAGATGAAGATCATTACGGTCTTAAAGAGGTAAAGGACAGGATAATAGAGTTCTTGGCGGTTAGGAAGTTGGCGGGTGGTGACACGAGGGCTCAGGTGCTTTGCTTTGTTGGCCCCCCAGGTGTTGGCAAGACATCTTTGGCTAGGTCTATAGCAAGGGCACTCAACCGCAAGTTCGTCAGCATGTCCTTGGGTGGTGTTAGGGATGAGGCAGAGATTCGAGGACATCGGCGGACTTACGTGGGGGCTCTCCCAGGCAGGATAATCCAGAAGATAAGACAGGCTGGGGTTAAGAACCCGGTTATGCTTATGGACGAGATCGATAAGCTTGGGACTGACTTTCGAGGGGATCCATCGGCGGCTCTTTTGGAGGTTTTGGACCCGGAGCAAAATCAAGGGTTTTCTGATCATTTTTTGGAGGTGCCCTTTGATCTCAGCCGGGTCATGTTCATAACCACCGCCAATGACCATCATTCGATTCCTAAGCCGCTATTGGACAGGATGGAGGTCATAAGCATCCCGGGTTATGTGCTTGAGGAAAAGGTAAACATAGCGGAGAAACACCTATGGCCAAGGATACTCAAGGAGAATGGTCTTAGCGGCTATGGGGTATCGATAACCAGGGGGGCCATCTCCAAGGTGATCTCCGATTATACCAGGGAAGCAGGGGTTAGGAACCTGGATCGCCAGTTGTCCAAGATAGCCAGGAAGATAGCGTATTACATGGTGTCCGCGTCTGAAGAGGGTAAGGTCGTAAAACCTCCCAAGATCGTCCCCGGTTCTTTGGTTAAGTTCCTTGGTGCACCTAGGGGATACGATGCGTCGATACCTAAGGAAGGATCTGTTGGCACCGTGGTGGGGCTCGCTTGGACTGAGTCGGGGGGGGACGTGTTGCTCATAGAGGCGGCTTCTATGATGGGCAAGGGGAGCGTCTCCTTCACTGGGAATCTTGGGGATATAATGCGGGAATCCGCACAGGCTGCGGTTGGGTTCCTTAGGTCTAACGCCCTTTCTTTAAAAATGGGGGACGTTAAGTGGGATCAGGTGGATTTGCACGTTCACGTACCGGAAGGGGCAATCCCTAAGGACGGCCCATCTGCGGGGGTGGCTTTGGCTTTGGCTATATGTTCTGCCGTGAGGGGAACAGCGGTCAGGACCGATGTGGCTGTGACCGGAGAGATAACCCTGAGGGGAGCTGTACTGGCGGTTGGAGGTATCCGAGAGAAGTGCTTGGCCGCAAAGCGCCATGGGATAAAAGAGGTCGTACTTCCAGCCGCAAACAGACCAGATGTTGAGGAGATGCCGGAGTGGGCTAAACGGGGATTGACGTTTCACTTCGTATCATCCATGGATGAGGTTTTCCCTATCCTCATGGGGGAATGA